The sequence TCGCTGCATCCGAGTTTCATACAGTCTCTCAAAACTCTCTATTAAAAGTTTTAGAAGAGCCTCCTAAAAATATTGTCTACATTATCATCTCAGCTACAAAATCAAATCTACTTCCGACAATTCGCTCAAGACTTCCGATAAATAAAGGCGAAAAAGCAGAGCTTTTAAATAAATGTGAATTAAATATCGCTAGACTTGATTATGCTACAATTTTTGCATTTTTAAAAGAAAATGCTAGAATCTCTAGGATTGATGCGAAGCTCATGGTAGAGGCACTCTACTATAGAGCTACAGTAGTTGATATGCTCATCCTCACAACAACGCAGCTAGAGAACTTTGACAAAGCGTATAGACTCTTAGAGTTAAACTCAAGACCTCAAAGTGTTTTAGCTCTTATTTTAATGGGATTTATAGATGCAAGTTGAAAAATTATCAAGTAGTATAGATGCAAAGAAATATTTAGCACAACTTGGTGTTGATTCAGGTGGAAGTAGTGTTCTCTCATCTAAGATGCAGACACATCTTATCTATATAAGAGACCTGCATGTGGGTGCTGCAAATATTTTAAAGCAAGATGCACTATCCATAGGAGCTGATTTAGCAGTTCCAAAAGGTACAGTAGTTGCAAAGACTCCAAAGGTGGACTGTATTCTTATAGCCACTACAAAACACCTAAAGATATTGAGTAAAAAAGAGCTAGCTCAGCCTCTTGGACTAAAAATCTTAGCAAAACATCTACAAGATATTTTAAAAGCAAAAAAACCTAAAAGCGTAGATATCATGGGTATTATAAATGCCAATGATGATAGTTTTTTCTCACAAAGTAGATTTGTAGATAGTGATGCTATAAAAAAAGTAGAACTAATGATAGAGGAGGGCGCCAACATCATAGATATCGGTGGAGTCTCTTCTGCACCAAATACAAAAGCTATAAATGCAAAGGAAGAACTGCAAAGAGTTTGGCCAATTTTAAGAGCTATTAAAGAGCAAAAACTCTATGATAGAGCTAATTTTAGTATCGATAGTTATGAGCCTTTAGTTATAGAAAAAGCACTAGAGAGCGGATTTAAGATAGTAAATGACATCACAGGTCTAGCAAATGATGAGGTTTGTCGTCTTGTGGCTAGTTTTAAAGCACAAGCCGTTATTATGCATATGCAGGGTAGTCCCCAAACTATGCAAGAAAATCCAAAATATGACAATATA is a genomic window of Sulfurimonas hongkongensis containing:
- the folP gene encoding dihydropteroate synthase; translation: MQVEKLSSSIDAKKYLAQLGVDSGGSSVLSSKMQTHLIYIRDLHVGAANILKQDALSIGADLAVPKGTVVAKTPKVDCILIATTKHLKILSKKELAQPLGLKILAKHLQDILKAKKPKSVDIMGIINANDDSFFSQSRFVDSDAIKKVELMIEEGANIIDIGGVSSAPNTKAINAKEELQRVWPILRAIKEQKLYDRANFSIDSYEPLVIEKALESGFKIVNDITGLANDEVCRLVASFKAQAVIMHMQGSPQTMQENPKYDNILSDITEFFKQRIEKAESFGVQDFILDVGIGFGKTVEHNLTLIKHLEHFLTLRKPLLVGASRKSMIDKISPSTPQDRLGGTLALHLEAIKNGASMIRVHDVGEHVQAMKIQKALDPI
- a CDS encoding DNA polymerase III subunit delta', coding for MSVPNSIKSHILISSNIEAEISKLEETLMPNRVVVFHEEKFLLEHAKAVVAESYISESSTKYIILAASEFHTVSQNSLLKVLEEPPKNIVYIIISATKSNLLPTIRSRLPINKGEKAELLNKCELNIARLDYATIFAFLKENARISRIDAKLMVEALYYRATVVDMLILTTTQLENFDKAYRLLELNSRPQSVLALILMGFIDAS